The Budorcas taxicolor isolate Tak-1 chromosome 2, Takin1.1, whole genome shotgun sequence genome window below encodes:
- the LIMK1 gene encoding LIM domain kinase 1 — protein sequence MRLTLLCCTWREERMGEEGSELPVCASCGQRIYDGQYLQALNADWHADCFRCCECSASLSHQYYEKDGQLFCKKDYWARYGESCHGCSEHITKGLVMVAGELKYHPECFICLTCGTFIGDGDTYTLVEHSKLYCGHCYYQTVVTPVIEQILPDSPGSHLPHTVTLVSIPASAHGKRGLSVSIDPPHGLPGCSTEHSHTVRVQGVDPGCMSPDVKNSIHVGDRILEINGTPIRNVPLDEIDLLIQETSRLLQLTLEHDPHDSLGHGPGTEPSPLGSPAHTPSGEAGSSSRQKPVLRSCSIDRSPGTSSLGSPASQRKDLGRSESLRVVCRPHRIFRPSDLIHGEVLGKGCFGQAIKVTHRETGEVMVMKELIRFDEETQRTFLKEVKVMRCLEHPNVLKFIGVLYKDKRLNFITEYIKGGTLRGIIKSMDSQYPWSQRVSFAKDIASGMAYLHSMNIIHRDLNSHNCLVRENKNVVVADFGLARLMVDEKTQPEDLRSLKKPDRKKRYTVVGNPYWMAPEMINGRSYDEKVDVFSFGIVLCEIIGRVNADPDYLPRTMDFGLNVRGFLDRYCPPNCPPSFFPITVRCCDLDPEKRPSFVKLEQWLETLHMHLAGHLPLGPQLEQLDRGFWETYRRGESGLPAHPEVPD from the exons GTGTTGCGAATGCAGTGCCTCCCTTTCGCACCAGTACTACGAGAAGGATGGGCAGCTCTTCTGCAAGAAGGACTATTGGGCCCGCTATGGCGAGTCTTGCCACGGATGCTCAGAGCACATCACCAAGGGGCTGGTCATG GTGGCTGGGGAGCTGAAATATCACCCCGAATGCTTCATCTGCCTCACATGCGGAACCTTCATCGGTGACGGGGACACCTACACTCTGGTGGAGCACTCCAAGCTGTACTG TGGACACTGCTACTACCAGACCGTGGTGACCCCCGTCATCGAGCAAATTCTGCCCGACTCCCCTGGCTCCCACCTGCCCCACACGGTCACCCTAGTCTCCATCCCGGCCTCAGCTCATGGCAAACGTGGCCTCTCGGTCTCCATCGACCCCCCTCACGGCCTGCCGGGCTGCAGCACGGAGCACTCTCACACCGTCCGCGTCCAGGG AGTGGACCCGGGCTGCATGAGCCCGGATGTGAAGAATTCCATCCACGTCGGGGACCGGATCCTGGAAATCAATGGCACGCCCATCCGGAACGTGCCCCTGGACGAG ATTGATCTGCTGATCCAGGAAACCAGCCGCCTGCTCCAGCTGACTCTGGAGCATGACCCCCATGACAGTCTGGGCCATGGGCCGGGGACTGAGCCCAGCCCCCTGGGCTCCCCGGCTCACACGCCCAGCGGGGAGGCAGGCAGCTCCAGCCGGCAGAAGCCCGTGCT GAGGAGCTGCAGCATTGACAGGTCCCCGGGCACCAGCTCGCTGGGCTCCCCGGCCTCCCAGCGCAAGGACCTGGGTCGCTCCGAGTCCCTCCGTGTGGTCTGCCGGCCGCACCGCATCTTCCGGCCTTCAGATCTCATCCATGGGGAGGTGTTGGGCAAGGGCTGCTTCGGCCAGGCCATCAAG GTGACGCACCGAGAGACGGGcgaggtgatggtgatgaaggAGCTGATCCGCTTCGACGAGGAGACCCAGCGGACGTTCCTCAAGgag GTGAAGGTCATGCGATGCCTGGAGCACCCGAACGTGCTCAAGTTCATCGGGGTGCTCTACAAGGACAAGAGGCTCAACTTCATCactgagtacatcaagggtgGCACGCTCCGGGGCATCATCAAGAGCATG gacagCCAGTACCCCTGGAGTCAGAGGGTGAGCTTTGCCAAGGACATTGCTTCTGGGATG GCCTACCTCCACTCCATGAACATCATCCACCGGGACCTCAACTCCCACAACTGCCTGGTTCGTGAG AACAAGAACGTGGTGGTGGCCGACTTCGGGCTGGCGCGGCTCATGGTGGACGAGAAGACGCAGCCTGAGGATCTGCGGAGCCTCAAGAAGCCAGACCGGAAAAAGCGGTACACGGTGGTGGGCAACCCCTACTGGATGGCGCCCGAGATGATCAACG GCCGCAGCTATGACGAGAAGGTGGATGTGTTCTCGTTCGGGATCGTCCTGTGCGAG ATCATCGGGCGAGTGAACGCTGACCCGGACTACCTGCCACGCACCATGGATTTTGGCCTCAATGTGCGAGGCTTCCTGGACCGTTACTGCCCCCCAAACTGCCCCCCGAGCTTCTTCCCCATTACCGTGCGCTGCTGTGACCTGGACCCCGAGAAGAG gccCTCCTTTGTGAAGCTGGAGCAGTGGCTGGAGACCCTCCACATGCACCTGGCTGGCCACCTGCCGCTGGGCCCACAGCTGGAGCAGCTGGACAGGGGCTTCTGGGAGACCTACCGGCGTGGCGAGAGCGGACTGCCCGCCCACCCTGAGGTCCCTGACTGA